The following are from one region of the Angustibacter sp. Root456 genome:
- a CDS encoding type II secretion system F family protein, translated as MTGVLGSPVLMALLAAACAWTAVRGYARLRSDPLDGLEVEDLALVRSRKQIERSGGPLGALGRRLAPVLASALGAQRLERTRSRIQQAGNPDGLTLQSYLERKARLLAIFGAGALVLVLRGQWLLALLAVAGAWAIPDLALRSARKARQSAIDRDLPDFLDVLAVTVSAGLSFRAALERVAARYEGPLSEEVTQTLRQMDVGEARRTAFERLRRRNDSAALDQFVVALLQAEELGTPLTEALDQIAVEMRRATAQRARQQASRTSPRVALVVTMVMVPGALVLLVVSLLLSSGVDLGNLGG; from the coding sequence GTGACCGGCGTCCTGGGCAGCCCCGTGCTCATGGCGCTGCTCGCGGCCGCGTGCGCGTGGACGGCGGTGCGCGGCTACGCCCGCTTGCGCAGCGACCCGCTCGACGGCCTGGAGGTCGAGGACCTCGCGCTCGTGCGCAGCCGCAAGCAGATCGAGCGCTCCGGTGGTCCGCTCGGGGCGCTCGGCCGCCGCCTGGCACCGGTGCTCGCCAGCGCGCTCGGCGCGCAGCGGCTCGAGCGCACGCGCAGCCGCATCCAGCAGGCCGGCAACCCCGACGGCCTGACCTTGCAGTCCTACCTCGAGCGCAAAGCCCGGCTGCTCGCCATCTTCGGCGCCGGAGCCCTCGTGCTCGTCCTGCGCGGCCAGTGGCTGCTCGCGCTGCTCGCCGTGGCCGGCGCGTGGGCGATTCCTGACCTCGCGCTGCGCTCGGCACGCAAGGCTCGCCAGAGCGCCATCGACCGCGACCTGCCCGACTTCCTGGACGTCCTCGCGGTCACGGTGAGCGCCGGCCTGTCGTTCCGGGCCGCGCTGGAGCGCGTCGCGGCCCGCTACGAGGGTCCGCTGTCGGAGGAGGTCACCCAGACCCTGCGGCAGATGGACGTCGGCGAGGCCCGACGCACCGCGTTCGAGCGGCTGCGCCGCCGCAACGACTCCGCGGCGCTCGACCAGTTCGTCGTCGCGCTGCTGCAGGCCGAGGAGCTGGGCACGCCCCTCACCGAGGCCCTCGACCAGATCGCCGTCGAGATGCGGCGCGCCACCGCGCAACGGGCCCGCCAGCAGGCCTCGCGCACCTCCCCGCGGGTCGCGCTCGTCGTCACGATGGTGATGGTGCCGGGTGCGTTGGTGCTGCTCGTGGTGTCGCTGCTGCTGTCGTCCGGCGTCGACCTGGGGAACCTCGGTGGCTGA